In Catenulispora sp. EB89, the genomic stretch CTCTTCCTTCACCTTCACCGTCACGCCGAACGTCCTCGCCGGACAGCTCGTCCTGACTCCCGCCGCGATCGACACGTCGACCGGCTACACCTCGATCCAGGACGCGGCCCGGGCCCTGGTCACGCTCGCGCGCGAGGACGACGCCTTCGGCCACGCCTGGCACGCCCCGGCCACCAACGCGACCGTGCGCGAGGTCGCGACCGTCCTGGCGAAGCAGGCCGGAGCACCCGCGCCGCGCCTGGAGACGCTGACCGAACGCGACATCGCCCTGCTGTCCCTGACCTCGCCGATCTGGGCCGAGTTCGAGGAGACCTCGCACATGTCGCACCACGACTTCCTCGTCGACTCCAGCCGGATCCGCGAGCGGTTCGGGCTGACCCCGACCCCGCTGGAGGAGGTGCTGGCCTGACGGAGCGGGGCCCGGCGAACCCCTCCGCCGGGCCCCGCCCGAGTTCCGTAACCGCGCGCGGCCGCGCGCCGATCTCCGTGCATAAGCCCTGGTGAAAGCCCCATCGACGCTGATTCACGCACTTGAGCCGGGCATTGACAGCCTGTCGTCACAGGTGTTTCATCCGGGTTACCGCACTGTTTGTTGATGCCGATAACAAACGTGCCCACGGCGATCAAGCCGCCGTTCCACGGCAGCGCTCTCCCTCAGCGCGCCGACTCAGCTCGTCGCACAGCTGTCGCATGCCTGGGAGGCACCATGTCGAGCACTGCAAGACCCCGGCTCCGCCGGGCCCGCGTCACGCTTTCGCTGGCCGCGCTGGCCGCGTCCGCCATCGCGACCTACTCCGCGGCGCCGGGCGTGCGGGCCGCGCCGGTCGCGGCGGCCGCGTCCACGGCGTGTCCGTGGGTGGGGTCGAGCGCGCCGATCCCGCAACGCGTGAGCCAACTCCTGGCGCACATGACGCTGGATCAGAAGGTTCAGCTGATGACCGGATCCGGCGGTTCGAGTTACGTCGGCTTCACGCCGTCGATCGGCGCGCTGTGCATCCCGGCGATGAACCTGGAGGACGGCCCGGCCGGCGTCGCCGACGGCATGAACAACGTCACCCAGCTCCCCGCGCCGGTGGACGTCGCAGCCACCTTCGACACCTCCGCCGAGCAGAGTTTCGGACAGACCATCGGCGCCGAGGAGGCGGCCAAGGGCTCCACGGTGGACCTGGGCCCGACCATCAACATCGTCCGCGATCCGCGCTGGGGCCGGGCCTTCGAGTCCGTCGGCGAGGACCCCTATCTCAATGGCCAGATGGGTGCGGCCGACATCCGCGGCGTGCAGTCCACCGGGACGATGGCGCAGGTCAAACACCTGGCCGCGTACAACCAGGAGACCAACCGCAACACCCCGTCGGACAACGTGATCGCCAGCAACCAGACGTTGCAGGAGATCTACCTTCCGGCGTTCCAGACCTCGGTGCAGCAGGGTGCTGCGTCCTCCGTGATGTGCTCCTACAGCACCATCAACGGCACCTACGCGTGTGAGAACCCCGGCATCCTGAACACGGACCTGCGCCAGCAGTTCGGCTTCAGCGGCTTCGTCACCTCCGACTGGGGCGCGACGCACTCCGGCGCGGCGTCGGTGAACGCGGGCCTGGACCAGGACATGCCCGGCGACAACACGTACTTCGGCAGCTCCCTGATATCCGCGGTCAACTCCGGCCAGGTCGCGCAGTCCGCGATCGACACGTCGGTCTCCCGCATCCTCACCGAGGAATTCGCCTTCGGACTGTTCGACAGGCCGCCCGGGGGTTCACCGGCCGCGACCGCGACCAGTTCCGCGAACCAGGCGACCGGGGAGCACCTGGCCGAGCAGGGCACGGTGCTGTTGAAGAACTCTGGCAACGTGCTGCCGTTCGGCTCCGGGGACAGCTCGATCGCCGTCATCGGCGCCGACGCCTCGACCAGCGTGCAGAGCGCCGGCGGCGGCAGCGCGTCGGTCAACTCCAGTGGCACGGTCACTCCGCTTCAGGGGATCACCAGCGCCGCGCCCGCGGGGACGACCGTGAACTACAACGACGGCAGCAACAGCGGTTCGGCCGCTTCGCTGGCCGCGAGCTCCAGCGTCGCAGTGGTCTTCGTCAGCACCTCCGAGTCCGAGGGCAGCGACCTGTCGGGCATCGACCTGTCGGGTGCGAACAACTCGCTGATCTCGGCGGTCGCGAACGCGAACCCGAACACGATCGTGGTCCTGAACACCGGCTCGGCGGTCACCATGCCGTGGCTGTCCTCGGTCAAGGGCGTGCTGGAGGCCTGGTACCCGGGTCAGAGTGACGGCACCGCGATCGCGAACATCCTGTTCGGCGCGACCAACCCCTCCGGCCACCTGCCGGTGACGTTCCCGACCTCGCTGTCGCAGGTTCCTGCGAACA encodes the following:
- a CDS encoding glycoside hydrolase family 3 C-terminal domain-containing protein translates to MSSTARPRLRRARVTLSLAALAASAIATYSAAPGVRAAPVAAAASTACPWVGSSAPIPQRVSQLLAHMTLDQKVQLMTGSGGSSYVGFTPSIGALCIPAMNLEDGPAGVADGMNNVTQLPAPVDVAATFDTSAEQSFGQTIGAEEAAKGSTVDLGPTINIVRDPRWGRAFESVGEDPYLNGQMGAADIRGVQSTGTMAQVKHLAAYNQETNRNTPSDNVIASNQTLQEIYLPAFQTSVQQGAASSVMCSYSTINGTYACENPGILNTDLRQQFGFSGFVTSDWGATHSGAASVNAGLDQDMPGDNTYFGSSLISAVNSGQVAQSAIDTSVSRILTEEFAFGLFDRPPGGSPAATATSSANQATGEHLAEQGTVLLKNSGNVLPFGSGDSSIAVIGADASTSVQSAGGGSASVNSSGTVTPLQGITSAAPAGTTVNYNDGSNSGSAASLAASSSVAVVFVSTSESEGSDLSGIDLSGANNSLISAVANANPNTIVVLNTGSAVTMPWLSSVKGVLEAWYPGQSDGTAIANILFGATNPSGHLPVTFPTSLSQVPANTSAQWPGVNGQVQYSEGVDVGYRWYDSKGLTPLFPFGYGLSYTSFSFSNLHISSLPQGGAATVTATVTNTGSRAGADVAQLYVSDPAASGQPPRQLEGFARVNLQPGQSQTVSFPVTEQNLRYWNASTNAWATSTGNYGISVGDADSASALTLSGTLSVAANQLGQPVSVTSPGPQEGEAGTAVSVQVAASDSTAGQTPAFTATGLPAGVSISSSGQITGTPTTAGTSTVSVTATDGNGAQATTSFVWTVTPSTAGVPTTPLVGYQGLCLDVSSANNADGTAVQVYTCNGTNSQQWTEEADGTVHSLGKCLDVAAGGTANGTAVDLYTCNSSGAQQWQPQSDGTLRNPASGRCLDDTGSGLSGTKAEIYDCSGAANQVWKSPAGSSTGTGSGQITGYQGLCVDVRSASNADGTPVQVYTCNGTNAQQWTVEANGTLQALGKCLDVAAAGTANGTHVQLYTCNNTVAQVWQAQSNGELVNPHSGRCLDDTGSGGSGTQLQIWDCGGGANQKWVLP